Proteins from a genomic interval of Rhodothermus marinus:
- a CDS encoding alpha-glucuronidase family glycosyl hydrolase, giving the protein MYRLILWILLLAGIGFWSRPGLAEDGYQLWLRYVRIEDEALRQRYLQQFRALHLEATSPTLEIVQEELRRGLQGLLGTSIPSVDRVEEGVLLVGTPASCPTIAALGLEAELQALSDEGFLLRTMTVEGHRATVLAAASDVGVLYGAFHLLRLLQTHRPIDSLNVREAPRVRLRVLNHWDNLDRTVERGYAGFSLWDWFKLPDYIDPRYRDYARANASLGINGTVLTNVNADARVLLPEFLEKVAALADIFRPYGIRVYLTARFSAPIEIGGLDTADPLDPDVRAWWREKVAEIYRYIPDFGGFLVKANSEGQPGPQDYGRTHADGANMLAEALAPYGGVVMWRAFVYAPEAEDRVKQAYDEFVPLDGQFRENVLIQVKNGPLDFQPREPFHPLFGAMPRTPLMMEFQITKEYLGFSTHLAYLGTLWEEVLQADTYARGEGSTVARVIDGSLFGHELTGMAGVANIGTDRNWCGSIFDQANWYAFGRLAWNPDLRADSIAEEWIRMTFTNDPRFVAPVKQMMLESREAVVNYMTPLGLAHLMGPGHHYGPAPWFDQAPRPDWNNTYYHRADTLGIGFDRTATGSNAVAQYFSPLREIFGSLERCPEKYLLWFHHVPWDYRMRSGRTLWEELVDHYYRGVETVRRWQSLWKSLRAFVDPERFEQIAMFLRIQEKEAVWWRDACVLYFQTFSRRPIPAGYEQPAHTLDYYVELQRKLQRFPMPGHWVGR; this is encoded by the coding sequence ATGTATCGGTTGATTTTATGGATCCTTCTGCTGGCAGGCATTGGCTTCTGGAGCCGGCCGGGTCTGGCGGAAGACGGCTATCAGCTCTGGTTGCGCTACGTGCGCATCGAGGATGAAGCGCTCCGACAACGCTACCTGCAACAGTTCCGAGCGCTTCACCTGGAGGCCACCTCGCCTACGCTCGAAATCGTTCAGGAGGAGCTCCGGCGCGGCCTGCAGGGATTGCTCGGCACGTCGATTCCATCGGTGGACCGGGTCGAAGAAGGGGTGCTGCTGGTCGGCACACCGGCTTCTTGCCCGACCATCGCGGCGCTGGGGCTGGAGGCGGAGCTGCAGGCGCTAAGCGACGAAGGGTTCCTGCTCCGAACCATGACGGTAGAAGGACACCGCGCCACGGTACTGGCCGCTGCAAGCGATGTGGGCGTGCTCTACGGAGCTTTTCATCTGCTGCGCCTGCTTCAGACGCACCGGCCGATCGATTCGCTGAATGTTCGCGAAGCGCCCCGCGTGCGGCTGCGCGTGCTCAACCACTGGGACAACCTCGATCGCACCGTCGAACGCGGCTATGCCGGCTTTTCGCTCTGGGACTGGTTCAAACTCCCGGACTACATCGACCCGCGCTACCGCGACTATGCCCGCGCCAACGCTTCGCTGGGCATCAACGGCACGGTGCTGACCAACGTCAACGCCGACGCGCGGGTGCTTTTGCCGGAATTTCTGGAAAAGGTGGCGGCGCTGGCCGACATCTTCCGGCCCTACGGTATCCGGGTGTACCTGACGGCGCGCTTCAGTGCTCCTATCGAAATCGGGGGACTCGACACGGCCGATCCGCTCGATCCCGACGTCCGGGCCTGGTGGCGGGAAAAGGTGGCGGAAATCTATCGCTACATTCCGGACTTCGGGGGCTTTCTGGTGAAGGCCAACTCCGAAGGCCAGCCGGGGCCCCAGGATTACGGCCGCACGCACGCCGACGGGGCCAACATGCTGGCCGAAGCGCTCGCGCCCTACGGCGGCGTGGTCATGTGGCGGGCGTTCGTCTACGCACCGGAGGCCGAAGACCGGGTCAAGCAGGCCTACGACGAATTTGTGCCGCTGGACGGACAGTTTCGCGAAAACGTACTGATTCAGGTCAAAAACGGGCCGCTCGATTTCCAGCCGCGCGAGCCGTTTCATCCGCTTTTCGGCGCCATGCCGCGGACGCCGCTCATGATGGAATTCCAGATCACCAAAGAATACCTGGGCTTCTCGACGCACCTGGCCTATCTGGGAACGCTGTGGGAAGAGGTCCTGCAGGCCGACACGTACGCCCGGGGCGAGGGCTCGACGGTGGCCCGCGTGATCGACGGCAGCCTCTTCGGCCACGAGCTGACCGGCATGGCCGGCGTGGCCAACATCGGCACCGACCGCAACTGGTGCGGCAGCATCTTCGATCAGGCCAACTGGTATGCCTTCGGGCGCCTGGCGTGGAATCCGGACCTGCGGGCCGACTCGATTGCCGAGGAGTGGATCCGCATGACCTTCACGAACGACCCGCGCTTCGTCGCACCGGTCAAACAGATGATGCTTGAGTCGCGCGAGGCCGTCGTCAACTACATGACGCCGCTTGGACTAGCCCACCTGATGGGTCCCGGCCACCATTACGGCCCGGCGCCCTGGTTCGATCAGGCGCCACGTCCCGACTGGAACAACACCTATTACCACCGGGCCGACACGCTGGGTATCGGCTTTGACCGGACGGCAACAGGCAGCAACGCAGTGGCCCAGTACTTTTCACCCCTGCGGGAAATTTTTGGCAGCCTGGAGCGCTGTCCGGAAAAATATCTGCTGTGGTTTCATCACGTGCCGTGGGACTACCGAATGCGCTCCGGTCGCACGCTCTGGGAGGAGCTGGTCGATCACTACTACCGGGGCGTCGAGACGGTCCGGCGCTGGCAGTCGCTCTGGAAGTCGCTCCGGGCGTTTGTCGATCCGGAGCGCTTCGAGCAGATCGCCATGTTTCTGCGCATTCAGGAAAAAGAAGCCGTCTGGTGGCGCGATGCCTGCGTGCTGTATTTCCAGACGTTCAGCCGGCGCCCGATTCCGGCCGGCTACGAGCAGCCCGCCCACACGCTGGACTACTACGTCGAACTGCAACGCAAACTTCAACGATTCCCCATGCCGGGGCACTGGGTCGGACGATAG